The segment GTCGCAACCGGATCACCATAAGCCGGTAGGTCAAAAACTGATTCTGCAACCCAACACGAAGAGCTCGTTTGCGATTACAGATATCAGTAATGACTATCTGCAAATCCAGCGGCTTGAAAAAGATGAGGAGAACAACGAGTTTGGGACAACCATCACGTTCCCTCAAAATTTAGTCAATAAGTACTTACCGTCAGATTCAGCAATGAAGTCCTACGTCACCAACATGGAGGGAAAGCTCCTTGCCACCAACACAACGGATACCGACCTACTAAAGAACGTTTCGACAAATCTTAGCCGTACGCAAGTGGACGTATTGCAAGAGATCAAAATGGGCGAAGACGAGTATATCATGGCGATCAACTCCTTCCCGAATTTGCCTTTAAAGATCGTTTCTCTCATCGATAAAAAAGTAGCTCTAGCCCCCCTTAAAATTCTTATTAAAAAATCTCTGTTTTTCTTCGTGTTTGTGATGGGTCTCGCCGGAATTATTTCTCTCATCATCGGAATTTCATTAACGCAAAAGTTGATTTTACTCACTGATCAGACCAAACAGATCGCCGAGGGAAATCTTGATGTCGTGTCCGAAATTAAAAGCACAGATGAAATCGGCCAACTCTCAAAATCAATTGCGACGATGGCCTCCTCTCTTAAAAACTACATTCACGAACTTGTATCTAAATCTCGGATGGAGGCAGAACTTCAGACCGCTCGTGCCGTGCAAGAGACACTTTTTCCTCAATCCGACAATGACTACGGCGGCATTCACCTCACGGGATTTTTTGAAAGCGCCTCGGAGACCGGAGGCGATTGGTGGTTTACCTGGAAGGTGGGGAATGAAGTGTTCTTCCTCATCGCTGATGCCACCGGCCACGGAGCTCCAGCCGCCTTGATCACCAGTGCGGCTCGTTCGTGCATCGCTCTTATGCAAAAGAATGAAACCTCGGACATCTACACCATCGCGACATCGCTAGACCATGTGATTCGCGAGACATCTAAGGGACAGATCTTGATGACGGCGTTTATCTGCAAGGTGAACTTTGAAAACCTCAAGGTGACCTATGTGAATTGCTCGCACGAGCCTTGCCTCATCTTCCGCGAAGGTGACGAAGAGATCCGAACCGCGTTTGAGCCCATCTCTCCCCGTCTCGGAGATTCCTCGGGAATTGAATTTGGCGT is part of the Bdellovibrionales bacterium genome and harbors:
- a CDS encoding SpoIIE family protein phosphatase, with the translated sequence MNISFRFKIQIAVLLILSLVVSLYVFLATSWYKNEKKLSVYETMSLQNSLSTVELSGVIGNIISESKQIVAIYAAEADRAKEIFSKQSAISGIYVTKNNEPFVDLNKNAMSQPDHHKPVGQKLILQPNTKSSFAITDISNDYLQIQRLEKDEENNEFGTTITFPQNLVNKYLPSDSAMKSYVTNMEGKLLATNTTDTDLLKNVSTNLSRTQVDVLQEIKMGEDEYIMAINSFPNLPLKIVSLIDKKVALAPLKILIKKSLFFFVFVMGLAGIISLIIGISLTQKLILLTDQTKQIAEGNLDVVSEIKSTDEIGQLSKSIATMASSLKNYIHELVSKSRMEAELQTARAVQETLFPQSDNDYGGIHLTGFFESASETGGDWWFTWKVGNEVFFLIADATGHGAPAALITSAARSCIALMQKNETSDIYTIATSLDHVIRETSKGQILMTAFICKVNFENLKVTYVNCSHEPCLIFREGDEEIRTAFEPISPRLGDSSGIEFGVGEMSLQDGDHVILYTDGFSEVENKDGQRLSERRIHKLILDIFINEPNALEAIKKLTQRLKDFMQQPLNDDMTMVHVKVKWDTPFTESTQI